A single genomic interval of Oryza sativa Japonica Group chromosome 7, ASM3414082v1 harbors:
- the LOC4344009 gene encoding serine/arginine-rich SC35-like splicing factor SCL33, with translation MGRGYSYSPSPPPRSYRRRASSPIPRDRYGGRGRDLPTSLLVRNLRRDCRPEDLRRPFGQFGRLKDIYIPRDYYSGEPRGFGFVQYYDPDDAADAKYYMDGQVILGREVAVVFAEENRKKPSEMRSRDRISGSRGRSYDQRYSRSPRYSPPPRGRSPYRSPSYSRSPSPRYARRRMRERSYSPVESRSRSRSPVEEGYGGGSTRRERSLSVSE, from the exons ATGGGGAGAGGCTACAGTTACAGCCCATCACCACCTCCAAGAAGCTATCGGAGAAGGGCCAGCAGCCCAATTCCCCGTGACCGTTATGGTGGACGTGGTAGAGATCTCCCGACCAGTCTTCTAGTCAGGAATCTTCGTCGGGACTGCCG GCCAGAGGACCTTCGTCGGCCATTCGGACAATTTGGTCGTCTCAAAGACATATATATTCCAAGAGATTACTATAGCGG TGAACCGCGTGGATTTGGATTTGTCCAGTACTACGATCCTGATGATGCTGCCGATGCAAAATACTACATGGACGGGCAGGTTATTCTGGGCAGGGAAGTAGCTGTTGTATTTGCAGAGGAGAACAGAAAGAAGCCTTCTGAGATGAGATCTCGCGACAGAATAAG TGGCAGCAGAGGTCGTTCCTATGACCAAAGGTACTCTAGGTCACCGCGATACTCTCCTCCTCCAAGGGGCCGCTCGCCTTACCGCAGCCCGAGCTACTCAAG GTCTCCTTCGCCTCGGTATGCAAGGCGCAGGATGAGGGAGAGGTCCTACTCACCAGTTGAGAGCAGATCAAGGAGCAGGAGCCCGGTCGAGGAAGGATACGGTGGTGGATCCACACGGAGAGAGAGGTCGCTCTCTGTCAGTGAATGA
- the LOC107276807 gene encoding uncharacterized protein yields MATVGSCSGHEEEDVLLDGHAYIGNKPNHTTAVDFTRNFERLVASFWRAPPPLPSTLYVYSPDISDPAAFSEAPRIIRMVRGFILFRVVIRSRHRFCIPMEDFDYFVYNVHGRALYRITNPAPLSFHDDVVGLLPRPFRTSARCSVAALVPTPNPSVFALHVFHSDIGRWASTQVVLKDPQQDFPIKIPRNARRLLSHYPSTVITIGGEGGTMGWVDLWRGILLCDILSPDPVLRGVPLPLPRVLFKPDGLSIWMSVAHGFLMKMKVAGPPSGLIAGVSSNFKMSNSFDDWKNDCMPVHADIIILKEQMRMQLLEYKLLRKKPSQDSKSVSTNADWKLENLWVSQPTPSMLPPNIVYLIARAEFMHPKAYVLAVDMIKREVHGVTEFGTMRELAPDIICIPGSVSPA; encoded by the exons ATGGCTACCGTCGGCAGCTGCAGCGGTCATGAGGAGGAGGATGTCCTGCTCGACGGCCATGCCTACATCGGCAACAAACCCAACCACACCACCGCCGTCGACTTCACCAGGAACTTCGAGCGACTCGTGGCCTCCTTCtggagagcgccgccgccgctcccctccaCCCTGTACGTGTACAGCCCCGACATCTCGGATCCCGCCGCCTTCTCGGAGGCTCCACGCATCATCCGCATGGTGAGAGGCTTCATCCTCTTCCGCGTCGTCATCCGCTCCCGTCACCGCTTCTGCATACCCATGGAGGATTTCGACTACTTCGTCTACAACGTCCATGGCCGGGCGCTCTACAGGATCACCAACCCGGCGCCGCTCTCCTTCCacgacgacgtcgtcggccTCCTGCCCCGGCCTTTCCGTACGAGTGCCCGCTGCTCCGTCGCCGCGCTGGTGCCCACGCCCAACCCTAGCGTGTTCGCGCTCCACGTATTTCACTCGGATATCGGGAGATGGGCATCCACCCAGGTGGTTCTCAAGGATCCACAGCAAGATTTCCCAATCAAAATCCCCAGGAACGCTCGTCGCCTCTTGAGCCATTACCCAAGCACCGTGATTACGATTGGTGGTGAAGGCGGCACCATGGGCTGGGTCGATCTCTGGCGGGGCATTCTTCTCTGCGACATACTCTCCCCGGATCCCGTCCTCCGAGGTGTACCTTTGCCCTTGCCAAGGGTGCTGTTCAAACCTGATG GTTTGTCGATTTGGATGTCAGTTGCACACGGCTTCCTGATGAAGATGAAAGTGGCAGGCCCTCCTTCTGGTTTGATAGCTGGAGTGTCAAGCAACTTCAAGATGAGCAATTCCTTCGACGACTGGAAGAACGACTGCATGCCAGTCCACGCAGATATCATCATCTTGAAAGAGCAGATGCGTATGCAACTGCTGGAGTACAAACTGCTGCGGAAGAAGCCATCACAGGACAGCAAGAGTGTGTCCACCAACGCAGATTGGAAATTGGAGAACCTCTGGGTTTCTCAACCCACTCCCAGCATGCTTCCTCCGAATATTGTTTACCTGATTGCCAGGGCCGAATTCATGCATCCCAAGGCTTATGTTCTAGCTGTTGACATGATAAAAAGAGAAGTGCATGGTGTGACGGAGTTTGGAACCATGAGGGAATTGGCCCCAGATATCATTTGTATCCCTGGTAGTGTCTCCCCAGCATAA